Proteins encoded together in one Shewanella oneidensis MR-1 window:
- a CDS encoding transcriptional regulator of eicosapentaenoic acid synthesis PfaR — protein sequence MSSPKVGTQVADIVRKQKSSTEKNSRHKVVRHRNATTTPEMRHFIQQSELSVSQLAKILNITEATVRKWRKRESINDSPNTPHHLNTTLTPIEEYVVVGLRYQLKLPLDRLLKATQTFINPNVSRSGLARCLKRYGVSRLDEFDQELVPKQYFNQLPIAQGSDVQTYTVNSETLAKALALPSTDGDTVVQVVSLTLPPQLTEAKPKSVLLGIDSKTDWIYIDIYQDSNTQAANRYIAYVLQDGPFHLRKLLVRNYHTFLARFPGVQTPKAIAKSLNKATATRFASGDS from the coding sequence ATGAGCTCTCCAAAAGTTGGCACTCAAGTCGCAGATATTGTTCGCAAACAAAAATCGAGCACAGAGAAAAACTCTCGCCACAAGGTGGTAAGACACCGAAATGCCACCACCACGCCAGAAATGCGCCACTTTATTCAGCAATCTGAATTGAGTGTCAGTCAGCTTGCTAAAATTTTAAATATTACCGAAGCCACAGTGCGTAAATGGCGTAAGCGCGAATCGATTAACGATAGCCCGAATACACCGCATCATCTCAATACCACCCTCACCCCAATTGAAGAATATGTGGTGGTGGGACTGAGGTATCAGCTAAAGCTGCCGCTCGATAGGCTACTTAAAGCCACGCAAACCTTTATTAACCCCAATGTATCGCGCTCAGGCTTAGCCCGTTGCCTTAAGCGTTATGGGGTATCGCGCCTCGACGAGTTTGACCAAGAGCTTGTCCCTAAACAGTATTTTAATCAATTACCGATTGCCCAAGGCAGCGATGTACAAACCTATACGGTTAACTCCGAAACCTTAGCAAAAGCGCTCGCCCTGCCAAGCACCGATGGCGACACCGTAGTGCAAGTGGTGTCATTAACACTGCCACCGCAACTAACCGAAGCCAAGCCTAAATCAGTGCTCCTTGGTATAGATAGCAAGACAGATTGGATTTATATCGATATTTATCAAGACAGTAATACCCAAGCGGCCAATCGCTATATCGCTTATGTACTGCAAGACGGGCCGTTTCATCTGCGTAAATTGCTGGTGCGCAACTACCACACATTTTTAGCCCGCTTTCCTGGCGTGCAAACCCCAAAAGCCATCGCTAAATCCCTTAATAAGGCAACAGCCACCCGCTTTGCCAGTGGAGACTCATAA